Proteins co-encoded in one Papaver somniferum cultivar HN1 chromosome 5, ASM357369v1, whole genome shotgun sequence genomic window:
- the LOC113280276 gene encoding uncharacterized protein LOC113280276, translated as MASLRNSSNSVYIFAYFLLFAVLFRECSSSEENFGKVRVKVMNQLNNGQNLWLHCWVQRGYRKIEQTIPDNQSVTWSFGLTFIGKTYYDCDFGWNKQGIMIYKRQQVYNERVDGYCEDDICNWAARQDGIYRQNAGWGWSLVVHW; from the coding sequence ATGGCTAGTCTTAGAAATAGCAGCAACAGTGTTTACATATTTGCTTACTTCCTTCTGTTTGCAGTATTATTTCGTGAGTGTTCATCCTCAGAAGAAAACTTTGGAAAAGTTCGTGTAAAAGTTATGAACCAACTTAACAATGGCCAAAATTTGTGGTTACACTGTTGGGTGCAAAGAGGATATAGAAAAATAGAACAAACTATTCCTGATAACCAATCTGTGACGTGGTCATTTGGTCTTACATTTATCGGTAAAACTTACTATGATTGTGATTTTGGATGGAATAAACAAGGAATTATGATTTATAAACGTCAACAAGTCTATAACGAGAGAGTAGATGGATACTGTGAAGATGATATTTGTAACTGGGCAGCACGTCAAGATGGAATTTATCGACAGAATGCTGGTTGGGGCTGGAGCCTTGTTGTACATTGGTAA